The following coding sequences lie in one Salmo salar chromosome ssa13, Ssal_v3.1, whole genome shotgun sequence genomic window:
- the LOC106568006 gene encoding G protein-coupled receptor kinase 6, producing the protein MELENIVANTVLLKAREGGGGNRKGKSKKWKQMLQFPHISLCEELRQTTEKYYNSLCERQPIGRMLFRQFCETRAELRCCVKFLDTVAEYEVSPDEKRRECAQELLDKYFNPKSEDHVPELGEEMMGQFTERLEQEQEPCKELFNECTKLIHDYLSVAPFADYLDSMYYNRFLQWKWLERQPVTKNTFRQYRVLGKGGFGEVCACQVRATGKMYACKKLEKKRIKKRKGESMALNEKQILEKVNSRFVVSLAYAYETKDALCLVLTLMNGGDLKFHIYHMGDAGFEEKRAVFYSAELACGLEDLHRERIVYRDLKPENILLDDHGHIRISDLGLAVHVPEGETIKGRVGTVGYMAPEVVKNERYTFSPDWWALGCLLYEMIEGQSPFQQRKKKIKREDVERLVRDVEEEYSDKFSEDTKSLCKMLLAKEPSERLGCQGEGATEVKAHHIFRSINFKRLKAGRLKAPFTPDPQAIYCKDVLDIEQFSTVKGVELEPKDDSFYCKVSTGSVSIPWQMEMIESECFQELNVFHTDGTVPPDLDWRGQPSPPPKQGLLQRLFGRQDCCGNCSDSDEEPTRL; encoded by the exons AGAAATACTACAACAGCCTTTGTGAGCGGCAGCCAATCGGACGCATGCTCTTTCGGCAGTTCTGTGAAACCCGGGCTGAGCTGAGGTGCTGTGTCAAATTCCTGGACACTGTG GCAGAGTATgaggtcagtccagatgagaagaGGAGGGAATGTGCTCAGGAGCTCCTAGACAAGTACTTCAACCCAAAG TCAGAGGATCATGTCCCGGAGTTGGGGGAGGAAATGATGGGTCAGTTTACAGAGAGActggagcaggagcaggagcCCTGTAAAGAACTCTTCAACGAGTGCACCAA ACTGATCCATGACTACCTGAGTGTGGCTCCCTTCGCAGACTACCTCGACAGCATGTACTATAACCGATTCCTGCAGTGGAAGTGGCTGGAGAG GCAGCCAGTCACCAAGAACACATTCCGACAGTACAGGGTATTAGGAAAGGGAGGCTTTGGTGAG GTGTGTGCTTGCCAGGTGCGAGCCACAGGAAAGATGTACGCGTGTAAGAAGTTGGAGAAGAAGAGGATtaagaagaggaaaggagagtccATGGCCTTGAACGAGAAGCAGATTCTAGAGAAAGTCAACAGTAGGTTTGTT GTGAGTCTAGCGTACGCCTATGAGACAAAGGATGCTCTGTGTCTGGTGCTCACCCTGATGAACGGGGGAGACCTCAAGTTCCACATCTACCACATGGGAGACGCCGGCTTCGAGGAGAAGAGGGCTGTGTTCTACTCTGCCGAGCTGGCCTGTGGCCTGGAGGACCTGCACAGAGAGAGGATCGTCTACAG GGACCTGAAGCCTGAGAACATACTATTGGACGACCATG GCCATATCCGGATATCAGACCTGGGCTTGGCTGTCCACGTGCCCGAGGGAGAGACTATCAAGGGTCGGGTTGGCACTGTTGGGTACATGG ctccgGAGGTGGTTAAGAATGAGCGCTACACATTCAGCCCAGACTGGTGGGCGCTGGGCTGTCTGCTGTATGAGATGATCGAGGGCCAGTCTCCCTTCCAGCAGCGCAAGAAGAAGATCAAACGTGAGGACGTGGAGAGGCTAGTCagagacgtggaggaggagtACTCAGACAAGTTCTCAGAGGACACCAAGTCCCTCTGCAAAATG CTGCTGGCCAAAGAGCCCAGTGAGAGGCTGGGCTGCCAGGGGGAGGGTGCTACGGAGGTGAAGGCCCACCACATCTTCCGATCCATCAACTTTAAAAGGCTGAAGGCTGGCAGGCTGAAGGCCCCCTTCACCCCTGAT CCCCAGGCCATTTACTGTAAGGACGTGCTGGACATCGAGCAGTTCTCCACAGTCAAGGGGGTGGAGTTGGAGCCCAAAGATGACTCCTTCTACTGTAAAGTGTCTACAGGCAGCGTGTCCATCCCCTGGCAGATGGAG ATGATCGAGTCTGAGTGCTTTCAGGAGCTCAATGTGTTTCACACGGACGGGACAGTTCCCCCGGACCTGGACTGGAGAGGACAGCCCTCGCCACCACCTAAACAAGGGCTGCTGCAGAGGCTCTTTGGGAGACAG GACTGTTGTGGGAACTGCAGCGACAGTGACGAGGAGCCCACCAGGCTGTGA